A stretch of Imperialibacter roseus DNA encodes these proteins:
- the hrpB gene encoding ATP-dependent helicase HrpB, protein MSFDPLAFDLPVVDIIPQITESLARENTLIVNAPPGAGKSTLLPLVLMNEPWLGGKKILMLEPRRLAARSIATRMASMLNDDLGKKVGYRIRFENRTSDQTQIEVLTEGILTRLIHSDNALEGVGMVVFDEFHERSLHADVALALCREVQQVLRPDLRIMIMSATLDMEKLPELMKAPVAVSEGRQYPVEVIYTGEQDLMLLPEMAARTILKASREREGDILAFFPGEGEIRKCEELLRKEMTDFAIHPLYSQLPQNQQFAAIMPGNDGRRKAVLATSIAETSLTIEGIKVVVDTGYGRTSKFDPRSGLSRLETVQISRDSADQRAGRAGRLSPGTCYRMWSKATQERLKPHRTPEIMEADLANLVLDMAQWGIVDVKQLTWLTPPPKGALAQASDTLHQLEALENARITSHGKKMHELPCHPRIAHMLLMAKQSDKVELATDLAAVLEERDPLQREAGIDITLRIEAMRRFRDNGGHGKQFGRIEKVAESYRRIFNLGEQNGVFDPYEVGLLLAYAYPERIACARPGNNAQFQLANGKYAMAAQKDDLAHEPWLAVAHLDARDGVGKIFLAAPLNPKDLTGMVKEREVVTWDTRKGGLVASLDLRIGNIVLRSKPLLAPDESQLTQAISEAIAKEGEALLNFDDRFVQWQSRVMSLKKWNPEQSWPDVSTHLLLATNGAWLGPYLSGIKKPEDLKRIDLAEVLNSSLDWETQKELEKLAPTHIEVPSGSRIKLQYFSAGESPVLSVRLQEVFGLAETPRINGGKAAVVLHLLSPGYKPVQVTSDLKSFWSNAYFEVKKDLKRRYPKHSWPDDPWTAPAVRGVQRKGR, encoded by the coding sequence TTGTCTTTCGATCCACTCGCCTTCGACCTTCCTGTTGTTGACATCATTCCACAGATAACGGAGAGTCTGGCCAGGGAAAACACCCTGATCGTCAATGCACCTCCCGGAGCAGGAAAAAGCACGCTGCTACCACTAGTATTGATGAACGAACCATGGCTGGGCGGTAAAAAGATATTAATGCTGGAGCCCCGGCGCCTGGCGGCAAGGTCGATAGCCACCCGTATGGCTTCCATGCTGAATGATGACCTGGGAAAAAAGGTAGGCTACCGCATCAGGTTCGAAAACAGGACGTCAGACCAAACGCAAATCGAAGTACTCACTGAAGGTATCCTCACCCGGTTGATCCACTCTGACAATGCATTGGAAGGAGTGGGGATGGTAGTTTTCGATGAGTTTCATGAAAGGAGCCTGCATGCCGACGTCGCTCTGGCGCTTTGCAGGGAGGTGCAGCAGGTGCTGCGGCCCGATCTGCGCATCATGATCATGTCGGCCACGCTGGACATGGAGAAGCTGCCTGAGCTTATGAAAGCGCCTGTGGCCGTGAGTGAAGGACGGCAATATCCTGTGGAGGTGATCTACACCGGCGAGCAGGATTTGATGCTGTTGCCGGAAATGGCTGCCCGAACCATTCTTAAGGCATCCAGAGAGCGGGAAGGAGACATTCTGGCCTTTTTTCCCGGGGAAGGGGAGATCAGAAAATGCGAAGAGCTGCTCAGAAAAGAAATGACCGATTTCGCCATCCATCCGCTTTACAGTCAGCTGCCACAAAATCAGCAATTCGCCGCCATTATGCCCGGCAACGACGGAAGGAGAAAGGCGGTGCTGGCCACTTCGATAGCAGAAACAAGCCTCACGATAGAAGGCATCAAAGTGGTGGTGGATACCGGCTACGGCCGCACCTCGAAATTCGATCCCCGCTCGGGTTTATCGAGGCTTGAAACTGTGCAGATATCAAGAGATTCCGCCGACCAACGAGCCGGCAGGGCAGGCAGGCTTAGCCCCGGTACCTGCTATAGGATGTGGAGCAAAGCTACACAGGAGCGGCTGAAGCCACACCGAACGCCGGAGATCATGGAGGCTGACCTGGCCAACCTTGTGCTGGACATGGCACAATGGGGCATTGTGGACGTTAAACAGCTTACCTGGTTAACACCGCCGCCTAAGGGCGCACTGGCACAGGCTTCAGATACCCTGCATCAGTTGGAGGCACTTGAAAATGCCAGGATCACTTCTCACGGCAAGAAGATGCACGAGCTGCCTTGTCACCCTCGCATTGCCCACATGTTGCTAATGGCAAAACAATCTGACAAGGTGGAGTTGGCTACCGACCTGGCTGCCGTGCTGGAAGAACGAGACCCCTTGCAACGAGAAGCTGGTATCGATATCACTCTGCGGATTGAGGCCATGCGGAGGTTTCGGGATAATGGTGGGCATGGAAAGCAGTTCGGTAGAATAGAGAAAGTGGCGGAATCGTATCGGAGGATATTTAACCTGGGGGAACAAAATGGCGTTTTTGATCCCTATGAGGTTGGTTTGTTATTGGCCTATGCGTACCCGGAAAGAATTGCCTGTGCCCGGCCTGGCAACAATGCGCAGTTTCAGCTGGCCAATGGTAAGTATGCCATGGCAGCACAGAAAGACGACCTGGCTCACGAACCCTGGCTAGCGGTAGCTCACCTCGACGCCCGTGACGGCGTGGGCAAGATTTTTCTGGCTGCTCCACTTAACCCCAAAGACCTGACGGGCATGGTGAAGGAGAGGGAGGTAGTAACCTGGGATACAAGAAAAGGCGGACTGGTCGCTTCGCTTGACTTAAGAATTGGCAATATTGTCCTGCGCTCGAAGCCATTGCTGGCCCCTGATGAAAGCCAGTTAACACAGGCGATAAGCGAAGCCATTGCAAAGGAAGGGGAGGCGCTTCTGAACTTTGACGATAGGTTTGTTCAGTGGCAAAGCAGGGTCATGAGTCTGAAAAAATGGAATCCGGAGCAGAGCTGGCCCGATGTAAGCACGCATTTACTATTGGCGACAAACGGAGCGTGGCTGGGGCCTTATTTATCGGGCATTAAGAAGCCAGAGGATTTAAAAAGGATTGACCTGGCTGAGGTGCTCAATAGCTCGCTGGACTGGGAAACTCAGAAGGAGCTGGAGAAATTAGCTCCAACACATATTGAGGTGCCGAGCGGATCAAGAATCAAGCTTCAGTACTTTTCTGCGGGAGAGTCTCCAGTGTTATCGGTCAGGCTACAGGAAGTGTTTGGCCTAGCTGAGACACCAAGAATAAACGGGGGTAAAGCCGCTGTGGTGCTGCATCTGCTATCTCCGGGATACAAGCCAGTGCAGGTAACGTCAGACCTGAAAAGCTTCTGGAGCAATGCCTATTTCGAAGTAAAGAAGGATCTTAAGAGAAGGTATCCGAAACACTCCTGGCCCGATGATCCCTGGACAGCCCCGGCTGTGCGAGGGGTACAAAGAAAGGGCAGGTGA
- a CDS encoding tetratricopeptide repeat protein, whose product MIKKLLTAGVLFVVFFNGESKSQEKASDADSAQYWWGKGYVSAVKGDYEAAIVDYDKSIKLYGLKGEVYYDRGNARAELKNYAGAIEDYTNALKYLIDDLDKLKTYYVRGMAKIEMLDLDGAIADLSEVVKLSPNHEEAFYYRATAKDKLKDYRGAIEDFTKVIEINPQSSRAYKLRGIEKIRLRDKQGGCSDLSMASELGDTKVASVMEKLCGSSN is encoded by the coding sequence ATGATTAAGAAGCTATTAACCGCAGGAGTCCTCTTCGTCGTATTTTTTAATGGGGAATCGAAATCCCAGGAGAAAGCATCCGACGCAGATTCCGCCCAGTATTGGTGGGGGAAAGGGTACGTTAGTGCCGTCAAAGGGGATTATGAAGCCGCCATTGTTGACTACGACAAATCCATCAAACTATATGGACTGAAGGGGGAAGTGTATTACGACAGAGGTAATGCTCGTGCTGAGCTAAAAAACTATGCAGGGGCCATCGAAGATTACACCAACGCCCTGAAGTACCTGATTGACGATCTTGATAAGTTAAAGACCTACTATGTGAGGGGCATGGCAAAGATCGAAATGCTAGACCTTGATGGCGCCATAGCAGACCTCAGCGAAGTCGTGAAACTATCTCCAAACCACGAGGAAGCATTTTATTACCGGGCAACCGCCAAAGACAAACTAAAAGACTACAGAGGTGCGATAGAGGATTTCACAAAAGTCATTGAAATCAATCCCCAGTCAAGCAGGGCTTATAAGCTTAGGGGTATCGAGAAGATCAGGCTTCGTGACAAACAAGGTGGTTGTAGCGATTTGTCGATGGCCAGTGAGCTTGGAGACACCAAGGTGGCCAGCGTGATGGAAAAGCTTTGCGGATCGTCGAATTGA
- a CDS encoding CDGSH iron-sulfur domain-containing protein — protein sequence MTKITVNNNGSLKIDGDFEIVDKEGNAYGLQGRTIVSLCRCGKSANKPFCDGSHKEHFEHEAIAFDLPPKKV from the coding sequence ATGACAAAAATCACAGTAAACAATAACGGCTCCCTGAAAATTGACGGGGATTTTGAAATAGTAGACAAAGAAGGCAACGCATACGGCCTGCAGGGAAGAACAATTGTCTCTTTGTGCCGTTGCGGAAAATCTGCCAACAAGCCATTCTGTGATGGCTCACACAAAGAGCATTTTGAACATGAGGCCATTGCCTTTGACTTACCTCCGAAGAAGGTATAA
- a CDS encoding methylmalonyl-CoA mutase family protein has protein sequence MSHTEAPYKPKNHIRIVTAASLFDGHDAAINIMRRIIQATGVEVIHLGHNRSVQEIVDCAIQEDVQSIAITSYQGGHVEFFKYMYDLLREKGAGHIKIFGGGGGTILPSEVEELHAYGINRIYSPDDGRTMGLQGMINDLIAGSDFPLGEQLNGEIGSLKKKDVRSVARLISAAENFPELAKPILDKVDAEAAKSKVPVLGITGTGGAGKSSLVDELVRRFLVDFHDKHIGVVSVDPSKRKTGGALLGDRIRMNAIHHPRVYMRSLATRQSNLALSKHVQEAVNILKAAEFDLIILETSGIGQSDTEITDHSDVSLYVMTPEYGAATQLEKIDMLDFADMIAINKFDKRGALDAVRDVKKQYKRNHGLWETPDEQLPVFGTIASQFNDPGMNTLYRKLMDKIVEKTGAALASASISSEELSEKIFIIPPKRTRYLSEITETIRHYNQWVEDQKEVAQTLYSIKKTIAAAKKAGEDNVLGEKLDALFEKTSLDLDPKNLKVIEGWPEKLQQYKNEEYVYTVRGKEIKVPTHTESLSHTKVPKISLPRYEAWGDVLKWNLQENVPGEFPYAAGVFPFKRTTEDPTRMFAGEGGPERTNKRFHYVSKDNAFARLSTAFDSVTLYGEDPDHRPDIYGKIGNSGVSVCSLDDAKKLYSGFDLIDPTTSVSMTINGPAATICAFFMNAAIDQNCEKYIIAQGLESEVKGKIAQLFKAKGMKQPEYSGAIPEGNNGLGLILLGVTGDQVLPAEVYQKIKVDTLSKVRGTVQADILKEDQAQNTCIFSTEFSLKVMGDVQQYFIDQNVRNFYSVSISGYHIAEAGANPISQLAFTLSNGFTFVEYYVSRGMHVDDFAPNLSFFFSNGVDPEYSVIGRVARKIWAKAMKLKYGANERSQMLKYHIQTSGRSLHAQEIDFNDIRTTLQALYAIYDNCNSLHTNAYDEAITTPTEESVRRAMAIQLIINKELGLAKNENPLQGSFIIEELTDLVEEAVMTEFDRITERGGVLGAMETMYQRSKIQEESLYYETLKHNGDFPIIGVNTFLSSTGSPTITPMEVIRATKDEKEFQIESLNNLKKFNDGKSQEMLSKLQQAAISNQNMFEALMEAVKYCSLGQITHALYEVGGQYRRNM, from the coding sequence ATGTCACATACCGAAGCCCCCTACAAGCCAAAAAACCACATCAGGATAGTCACCGCTGCCTCCTTGTTCGACGGCCACGACGCTGCCATCAATATCATGCGCCGCATTATTCAGGCGACTGGGGTGGAGGTAATTCACCTGGGGCACAACCGGTCGGTGCAGGAAATCGTCGACTGTGCCATACAGGAAGATGTACAGTCGATTGCCATTACGAGTTACCAGGGAGGGCATGTGGAATTTTTCAAGTACATGTATGACCTCCTGAGGGAGAAAGGGGCCGGACATATCAAGATATTCGGTGGGGGAGGTGGAACCATCCTGCCCTCCGAAGTAGAAGAACTGCACGCCTATGGCATCAACCGGATTTACTCGCCGGACGACGGGCGCACCATGGGTTTGCAGGGAATGATTAACGACCTGATCGCCGGGAGCGACTTCCCTCTTGGCGAGCAGCTTAATGGGGAGATAGGCAGTTTGAAGAAGAAAGACGTAAGGTCGGTGGCCAGGCTCATTTCTGCGGCTGAGAACTTTCCGGAATTAGCGAAACCAATTTTGGATAAAGTCGATGCCGAGGCCGCCAAAAGTAAAGTGCCGGTGTTGGGCATCACAGGCACGGGCGGTGCTGGCAAGTCCAGTTTGGTGGACGAACTGGTGCGGCGGTTTTTAGTTGATTTCCACGATAAGCATATCGGTGTTGTTTCGGTGGATCCTTCGAAACGAAAAACAGGCGGGGCCTTATTAGGCGACAGGATCCGCATGAACGCCATTCACCATCCCAGGGTATACATGCGGTCGCTGGCCACCCGGCAGTCGAACCTGGCGCTTTCGAAGCACGTGCAGGAGGCCGTGAATATCTTAAAGGCAGCCGAATTTGACCTGATTATTCTGGAGACTTCAGGCATCGGGCAGTCAGATACGGAAATTACCGATCATTCGGATGTGTCGCTGTATGTGATGACCCCGGAGTACGGAGCGGCCACTCAGCTGGAAAAGATCGACATGCTCGACTTTGCTGACATGATCGCCATCAACAAATTTGACAAAAGAGGGGCCCTGGATGCAGTGCGGGATGTGAAGAAGCAGTACAAACGCAACCATGGGCTTTGGGAAACGCCAGACGAACAACTGCCAGTATTCGGCACCATCGCCAGCCAGTTCAACGACCCGGGGATGAACACGCTTTATAGGAAGCTGATGGACAAGATTGTGGAAAAAACCGGCGCTGCGCTGGCCTCTGCTTCCATTTCTTCGGAGGAACTCTCAGAAAAGATCTTCATCATCCCGCCCAAGCGTACCCGCTATTTGTCGGAGATAACTGAAACCATCAGGCATTACAATCAGTGGGTAGAAGATCAGAAGGAAGTAGCCCAAACGCTGTACAGTATCAAAAAAACCATAGCCGCAGCGAAGAAAGCCGGAGAGGACAATGTGTTGGGAGAGAAGCTGGACGCACTTTTCGAGAAGACGTCGCTCGACCTTGATCCCAAAAATCTTAAAGTGATTGAAGGTTGGCCTGAAAAGTTGCAGCAGTACAAAAACGAGGAGTATGTTTATACGGTAAGAGGGAAAGAGATCAAAGTACCCACGCACACTGAATCGCTTTCACATACGAAAGTTCCAAAGATCAGCTTGCCCCGATACGAAGCCTGGGGCGATGTGCTGAAGTGGAACTTGCAGGAAAACGTACCGGGCGAGTTTCCCTATGCGGCAGGTGTATTTCCGTTCAAGCGCACTACTGAAGACCCTACCCGCATGTTTGCCGGAGAGGGTGGGCCTGAGCGCACCAACAAGCGTTTCCATTATGTGTCGAAAGACAATGCGTTTGCCAGGTTGTCAACCGCTTTCGATTCGGTGACCTTGTATGGGGAAGATCCCGACCACAGGCCTGATATCTATGGCAAAATTGGCAATTCAGGCGTCAGCGTCTGCTCGTTGGACGACGCCAAGAAGCTCTATTCCGGCTTTGACCTGATTGATCCGACCACTTCCGTGTCGATGACCATCAACGGGCCGGCAGCTACGATATGTGCCTTTTTTATGAATGCCGCCATTGACCAAAACTGTGAGAAATACATCATAGCGCAGGGCCTTGAATCTGAAGTAAAAGGGAAAATTGCCCAACTCTTTAAGGCGAAAGGAATGAAACAGCCTGAGTATAGCGGGGCGATTCCCGAGGGTAACAACGGGCTGGGGCTCATACTTTTGGGCGTAACGGGGGATCAGGTGCTGCCTGCTGAGGTGTATCAAAAGATCAAAGTCGATACCCTTTCAAAAGTACGGGGCACCGTGCAGGCTGACATTCTCAAAGAAGACCAAGCCCAGAATACCTGTATTTTCAGTACCGAATTCTCCCTTAAAGTGATGGGCGATGTGCAGCAGTATTTCATTGACCAGAATGTTCGAAACTTCTATTCTGTATCTATCTCCGGCTATCATATTGCCGAGGCAGGTGCCAACCCAATCTCTCAGTTGGCTTTCACGTTGTCAAATGGCTTTACCTTCGTTGAGTACTATGTCAGCCGTGGCATGCATGTCGACGATTTTGCCCCCAATCTTTCTTTTTTCTTCAGCAATGGTGTCGATCCGGAGTATTCGGTGATCGGCAGGGTGGCCAGAAAAATTTGGGCCAAAGCCATGAAGTTGAAATACGGTGCCAACGAGCGATCTCAAATGCTGAAGTACCATATCCAGACCAGCGGCCGGTCGCTGCACGCCCAGGAGATTGACTTCAACGACATCAGAACCACTTTGCAGGCGCTCTATGCCATTTACGACAACTGCAATTCCCTGCACACCAATGCCTATGATGAGGCCATTACCACACCCACAGAGGAATCGGTGCGTCGTGCCATGGCCATTCAGCTGATTATCAACAAGGAGTTGGGGCTTGCCAAAAATGAAAACCCTTTGCAGGGCTCATTTATCATCGAAGAACTGACCGACTTGGTGGAGGAGGCTGTGATGACAGAGTTTGACAGGATCACCGAGAGAGGCGGCGTATTGGGAGCCATGGAAACCATGTACCAGCGCAGCAAAATCCAGGAGGAAAGTCTTTATTATGAGACACTGAAGCACAATGGCGACTTTCCGATCATTGGGGTGAACACGTTCCTTTCATCAACAGGCTCGCCGACTATTACGCCCATGGAGGTGATCAGAGCGACAAAAGACGAAAAGGAGTTTCAGATCGAGTCACTCAATAACCTGAAGAAGTTCAACGACGGCAAGTCTCAGGAAATGCTTTCGAAACTACAGCAGGCTGCCATCAGCAATCAGAATATGTTTGAAGCGCTGATGGAAGCTGTGAAGTACTGTTCTCTGGGGCAAATCACCCATGCTTTGTATGAAGTGGGTGGGCAGTACAGGAGGAATATGTAA
- a CDS encoding serine hydrolase domain-containing protein, with translation MKHAFELTVALVFSVLVAKAQPSGTPLTPRQLTDSLELLMDRSDIPGIMLTIVKDDSTIFSGGLGVKDKGTNSQVDGSTLFRLGSITKSFVALGVLRLVEEGKFSLEDEVKALVPEIDFENSFEPEHPVRVKHLLSHTAGFDDMHLNEVYNTSDTVVYPLRKVLEQHKKTLKVRWQPGTRYAYSNPGWTVAGYLIEKYAEQPYDEFITETVLSPIGMKTSNFKSVPEGQAYSKGYDGTGNEVPFLPIYHRPAGAFNSNANDMARFLSFWINRGMVDSAQVFPSKVLDLMEAPVYTIANQAGLPVGYGLGNYTFDTQLPASFHGHDGGIDGFSSSYGYNSQYGIGYAISNNAGKGMGDLVNLIKQFLVQDISVARPATQALDVEAMKQYEGYYLFKASRNQIFAFIDRIFSTCEVTIDNDTLYLKQFMKDRFPVLPVANQGGEGYLFAGLKDYVPSHVFVPTDKGEPVLATAVVGNYLERVKYSSVLTKRVLLVVSLVMLVSSCFATLVWLIFAIRKSLAWQEFFRRMVPSLVVVGLIMITTGLFGTIIKLSEAGEPNVNGWLIYLGGWIILFSAFLSTRFGIMNFKLGEKKAFSVYYILLAFSCVIVTLFLYDAGWMGLKVWEY, from the coding sequence ATGAAGCATGCGTTTGAACTCACTGTCGCTCTTGTTTTTAGCGTTCTTGTTGCAAAAGCCCAGCCCTCCGGCACGCCGCTAACACCCCGGCAGCTGACAGACTCCCTTGAACTGCTGATGGACAGGAGCGACATCCCTGGCATCATGCTGACCATTGTTAAAGATGATAGCACCATCTTTTCAGGCGGACTGGGTGTAAAAGACAAAGGGACCAACTCGCAGGTAGATGGATCGACCCTGTTCAGATTGGGTTCCATCACCAAAAGCTTTGTGGCGTTGGGCGTGCTCAGGTTAGTGGAAGAAGGGAAGTTTTCGCTGGAAGACGAAGTGAAGGCTTTGGTGCCGGAAATAGACTTTGAGAATAGCTTTGAGCCGGAGCACCCTGTGCGGGTAAAACACCTGCTTTCGCACACAGCTGGGTTCGACGACATGCACCTGAATGAAGTTTATAACACATCCGACACCGTTGTTTATCCTCTAAGAAAGGTGCTGGAACAGCATAAGAAAACACTTAAAGTACGGTGGCAGCCAGGAACCCGCTATGCCTACAGCAACCCTGGTTGGACAGTGGCCGGTTATCTTATCGAAAAGTATGCTGAGCAGCCTTATGATGAATTTATCACGGAAACTGTGCTCAGCCCAATCGGAATGAAGACCTCTAACTTTAAGTCTGTTCCTGAGGGACAGGCTTATTCCAAAGGATATGATGGAACCGGCAATGAAGTGCCCTTTCTCCCAATCTATCATCGCCCTGCAGGAGCCTTCAATAGCAATGCCAACGACATGGCACGTTTTCTTTCTTTTTGGATCAACAGGGGCATGGTAGATTCTGCCCAGGTTTTCCCCTCAAAAGTACTTGACCTGATGGAAGCACCGGTCTACACCATTGCCAATCAGGCGGGCTTACCAGTTGGCTACGGTTTAGGTAATTATACTTTTGATACGCAGCTGCCTGCTTCGTTTCATGGGCACGATGGTGGGATTGATGGTTTTTCATCGTCTTACGGCTACAACAGCCAGTATGGCATAGGATATGCGATTTCTAACAATGCAGGCAAGGGCATGGGAGATTTGGTCAACCTCATCAAGCAGTTTCTGGTGCAGGACATATCAGTTGCCAGACCCGCTACCCAAGCATTGGACGTTGAAGCAATGAAACAATACGAGGGCTACTACCTCTTCAAGGCCTCCCGTAATCAGATTTTCGCCTTTATCGATCGCATATTCAGCACCTGCGAGGTAACCATCGACAACGACACGCTCTACCTCAAGCAGTTTATGAAAGATCGCTTTCCCGTGCTGCCAGTAGCTAATCAGGGAGGCGAGGGCTATCTTTTTGCCGGACTCAAAGACTATGTTCCCAGTCACGTATTTGTGCCAACCGACAAAGGTGAGCCCGTGCTGGCTACAGCAGTTGTTGGCAATTACCTTGAGAGAGTGAAATACTCAAGTGTTCTCACCAAGCGGGTGCTGCTGGTGGTGTCGCTGGTGATGCTTGTAAGCTCTTGCTTTGCTACGCTGGTATGGCTGATTTTTGCTATCAGGAAGTCTTTGGCCTGGCAGGAGTTCTTTCGGAGAATGGTACCTTCGTTGGTGGTGGTTGGTTTGATTATGATTACTACGGGGCTGTTCGGAACCATCATTAAGTTAAGCGAAGCAGGCGAACCGAACGTCAATGGCTGGCTAATTTATCTGGGAGGTTGGATCATATTGTTCAGTGCTTTTTTGAGCACTCGCTTCGGTATTATGAACTTTAAGTTGGGGGAGAAGAAGGCTTTCTCGGTGTATTATATCCTGCTGGCCTTTTCCTGTGTGATTGTCACCTTGTTTCTTTACGATGCGGGCTGGATGGGATTGAAAGTGTGGGAGTACTAG
- a CDS encoding GH92 family glycosyl hydrolase: MRLLLLIPCCLLSFALQAQTTQNPVALVNTLMGTDSKMELSNGNAYPAVAVPWGMNFWIPQTGKMGDGWAYTYDADKIRGFKQTHQPSPWMNDHGQFSLMPGTGAVQFDQDKRASWFSHKAEVAQPHYYSVYLADANITTEITPTERAAIFRLTYPEADSAWLVIDGFDKGSEVTIDKENARITGYTVRNSGGVPANFRNYFIIELDKKVNWSVSDTLKKGHAVGAVGFSTKKGEVVHIKVASSFISPEQATINLKREVGNKSFEQVKAEAETVWNEKLGVVAVGGGSIDQMRTFYSCLYRTLLFPQKMYELDEQGKIVHYSPYNGEVLPGYMFSGTGFWDTFRALYPLLNLLYPSINKEMQEGLINDYKEGGFLPEWSSPGYRNVMVGNNSASVVADAYIKGLRGYDINTLYEALKKDANTEGPMDAVARRGAPYYNKLGYVPYNVGINENAARTLEYAYDDFTIYQLAKALNKPQKEIDLYKKRSQNYRNLFDNETKLMRGKNEDGSFQSPFNPLKWGDAFTEGNSWHYTWSVFHDIEGLKQLMGGDKMFISMLDSVFSMPPLFDDSYYGFTIHEIREMQIMNMGQYAHGNQPIQHMTYLYNFTSEPWKAQYWIREVMNKLYTPAPDGYCGDEDNGQTSAWYVFSAIGFYPVCPGTDQYVLGAPLFKEVMISLENGKNIEILAPENNHANFYVNEVVYNGSVYDKNWLAHSGLVKGAKISFDMTSKPNTKRGVSAVNWPFSMTFDKK; encoded by the coding sequence ATGAGATTACTCTTACTTATCCCTTGTTGCCTTTTGTCTTTTGCACTGCAGGCACAAACCACTCAAAATCCCGTTGCGCTGGTCAATACGCTCATGGGAACAGACTCAAAAATGGAGCTGTCCAATGGCAACGCCTACCCGGCAGTTGCCGTTCCCTGGGGCATGAACTTCTGGATTCCTCAGACTGGAAAAATGGGCGACGGTTGGGCCTATACTTACGATGCCGACAAAATCAGAGGGTTTAAACAAACCCACCAGCCATCGCCCTGGATGAACGACCATGGTCAGTTTAGTCTTATGCCAGGCACAGGAGCTGTTCAGTTTGATCAGGACAAAAGGGCCAGCTGGTTTTCGCACAAGGCCGAAGTAGCCCAACCACACTATTACAGCGTGTACCTGGCTGATGCCAACATTACCACCGAAATAACCCCCACTGAAAGAGCTGCCATTTTCAGGCTTACCTATCCGGAGGCAGACAGCGCCTGGCTTGTTATTGATGGCTTCGACAAAGGTTCTGAAGTAACCATCGACAAAGAAAACGCCAGAATAACTGGTTACACAGTAAGAAACAGTGGTGGGGTGCCAGCCAATTTCCGCAACTATTTTATCATTGAGCTGGATAAAAAAGTGAATTGGAGCGTTTCCGACACGCTTAAAAAAGGGCATGCTGTGGGAGCCGTGGGCTTCTCAACAAAAAAGGGAGAAGTGGTGCACATCAAGGTGGCCTCCTCCTTTATCAGCCCTGAACAGGCCACTATCAACTTGAAAAGGGAAGTAGGCAACAAAAGCTTTGAGCAAGTAAAAGCCGAAGCAGAAACAGTATGGAACGAAAAACTTGGTGTGGTGGCCGTCGGGGGTGGTTCAATCGACCAGATGCGCACGTTCTACTCATGCCTCTACCGCACGCTCCTTTTTCCGCAAAAAATGTACGAGCTGGATGAACAGGGAAAAATCGTCCACTACAGCCCTTACAACGGGGAAGTGCTTCCCGGCTATATGTTTTCAGGCACCGGCTTCTGGGATACGTTCAGGGCGCTTTACCCTTTGCTCAATCTTCTGTATCCGTCTATCAACAAGGAGATGCAGGAGGGGCTCATCAACGATTACAAAGAGGGCGGTTTCCTCCCCGAGTGGTCGAGCCCGGGCTACCGAAACGTAATGGTAGGCAATAATTCAGCCTCTGTCGTCGCCGACGCATACATAAAGGGCCTCAGAGGATATGACATCAATACGCTGTACGAAGCGTTGAAAAAAGATGCCAATACCGAAGGGCCCATGGACGCTGTGGCAAGAAGGGGTGCTCCCTACTACAATAAGCTGGGCTATGTACCCTACAATGTTGGCATCAACGAGAACGCCGCACGCACTTTGGAATATGCCTACGATGATTTCACCATTTATCAGCTGGCAAAAGCACTGAACAAGCCTCAGAAAGAGATTGATCTCTATAAAAAGCGCTCACAAAACTATCGAAATCTTTTTGACAACGAGACAAAGCTCATGCGAGGTAAGAATGAAGACGGCAGTTTTCAATCGCCTTTTAATCCGCTCAAGTGGGGTGATGCATTCACTGAGGGCAATAGCTGGCACTATACCTGGTCAGTTTTTCACGACATAGAAGGGCTAAAGCAACTCATGGGTGGCGACAAAATGTTCATAAGCATGCTCGACTCCGTCTTTAGTATGCCACCGCTCTTTGACGACAGCTATTATGGCTTCACCATCCACGAAATCAGAGAGATGCAAATCATGAATATGGGACAATATGCACACGGAAACCAGCCCATCCAGCATATGACCTATTTGTACAATTTCACTTCAGAGCCCTGGAAGGCGCAGTACTGGATCCGGGAAGTCATGAACAAGCTGTACACCCCTGCTCCTGACGGTTACTGTGGCGACGAAGACAACGGACAAACTTCCGCCTGGTATGTCTTTTCAGCCATTGGCTTCTATCCCGTGTGCCCTGGCACCGATCAATATGTGCTGGGAGCTCCACTGTTCAAAGAAGTAATGATTTCTCTGGAAAACGGTAAAAACATTGAAATTCTTGCACCGGAAAACAATCATGCAAATTTTTATGTTAATGAAGTGGTCTACAATGGAAGTGTGTATGACAAAAATTGGCTCGCTCATTCCGGGTTGGTGAAAGGGGCGAAAATCTCATTTGATATGACATCAAAACCAAATACAAAAAGGGGTGTTTCTGCTGTCAACTGGCCATTTTCGATGACTTTTGACAAAAAATAG